From Malaciobacter mytili LMG 24559:
TGTATCTTGTGCTATCCATTTAGTAGTACATAAAGCTAAAATTGAACTATCTATTTGTCCACCCATTGTTTTAAGTATTGAGTTTACAACTAATAAAACACTTGCCATTTGAGTTCCCCCTGCAAGTATTAATTTATGCTTACTTGCTTGAAGACCTAAAATAAATCCTGCATTAAAAATAATCATATTATCACTAACTAAAGATAATCTTTCAAAAATATCCATTGAAGGTGTTATTTTTGATAAAGCAGTTTGAATAACCTCATCTTTTAAACCTTTTGGAGCATCTTTAAAAGAACTTGAAAAGAACTCTTTGCAGTCATATCCCAAAGCAAGAGCTGTTGCAGTTGCTGTTGTAGTTCCAGCAGGAATTGTTTCAGCTAAAATTGTATATTCACTAGAACTTTTATAATTTTGTCCAAATTCAACTGCTTTTTGAAAAAGAGTAAGAGCATCTATATTTGCACCATCTTTTATATTTTCACTTGGTTTTATATTAAAATCATATATTTTAAAATAGTCTATTTTAGGCATTACTTCAAAACCTAAATTTAAAAACTCTAAATTTTCAAAAGCTTTTAATTCATGTACTGCTCTTGTAATTAAAGCAGGTGTAGGTATACCTTTTGTAGTAGTTGCAATATTATCCAAAGATCTAACTTCACTTGTAGCTAAAAATTCAGCATCAAGAGTAGGCGTTAAATACATTTTACCAGGAATACCTGCTTGGGAAATTCCGGGAATTTGTGCTGTTTTAGTAACTGCGCAAGAAAGTAAAAAAGAAGCTTTTTTACCTCTTAAATATTCTATAAAATCCCTATTTCCTAAAATTGTATTAAAATTCATTTAAACCTTTCTTATTATTTTTGCAAGTATAACAAAGTTTTATTTATACTCTTTAAGCACTTTTAAAAAAGCCCTTGTGTTGCTCCACCAATTATTTATCTTCCTATTTACTTAGCTTCTTTTGAAATGATATATGTAGTTAAAGTTCCATATACTTTTAAGTTTACTAATTCATCTTTTTGTTTTATATCTTTTTGTACTAATATAAAATTTGTTTGCATATAATTTAAAACATACTTATCTTGAAAAGTTACATCTTTCATATATTCACAAATTGGGTAATTTTCTTGAGTAAACATAACTAATATTTCTCATTTAAACTTCTCCTTTTAAGCAACTTTAGCCAAATTTTACTTATACTAAAAAGTTTAGTTTATAACCTACTCCCCCTTGGGAAATTATAGTTTCTTCAGGAAGTTTTTTTCTTATTCTTTTTATTAAAGCTCTAATATTCTCATTTGTGGTTAAATCACCTTCCCAAACATATTGTTCTATTTGTTCAAAACTAATAACTTTCCTTCTATTTTTAACAAAAAGATTTAAAAGTAAAATCTCTTTTTTTGAAAGTTTTACCTCTTGTTTATTATTATCAAATAAAAGCTCTTTTGATATATCATAACTAAACTGCTTTTTAAGTCTTACAATAAACTCTTCTTTAATACATAATTTATCTAATTTTTTTTCTAATTCATACATATAAAAAGGCTTTTTTAAATACTCATCACAGCCCCTTGTATATGCTTCTTTTATTGTCTCTAAATCTACATTTGCACTTATTATAATTGAAGGGATTTTTTCATCAATAGCTTTTATTTCTTTTAAAAGTGTTAAACCATCTATTCCTGGAACATTTATATCTAAAATAAAACAATCATAACCATTGTAAATTGCTTCTATGGCTTTTTTACCATCATCAAACCAATCAACCTTATAGTTTTTCTCTTCTAAACTTTCAATAATAAGTTTTGAAAGTCTTTTATTATCCTCCAATAATAGAACTTTCATAATCCCCTTCTTTAGAAGTAGTACTTTTTATTGCTATTAAAATTTGTGCTCCTTCTTTGCACTCTAAGGCTTCTATATGTCCTTGCATTTTATCTTCAATAATTAGCTTTGCCATATAAAGACCAAAGCCATCTCCATTTTTCTTATCAGTATAAAATGGTTCAAAAATAAGATCTAAGTTTTCTTTTTTAATACCTACACCATTATCTTTTATTAAAATATATACTTTATTATTTTCACTATAAATATCAATTGTTATAAGTCCATCAATATTTTTCTTTTCTCTTTTTTTATTTATACTATCTTTTGCATTATTTATAATATTTAATATAGATTGCTTAAACTCATTTTGATAACCATTAATTTTTAACTCTTTATCTTTTTCAAAATTAATTTTTACAGTTATATAGTTATATTTAATATTATGTTCTATTACATTTAAAAGCTCTTTTATAGCCTCTTGAACAGCAAAATCTTTTTTTTCAGTTGAAGGTTTAATAAAGGCTTTAAAATCATCAATTGTTTCTGTCATATAATGAACTTGAGTCATTATCTCTTCTACAAACTCTTGAGTTTCATTTTCAGATAATTCACTTTTTTTTCTTTTATGTAAAAGTTCTTGAGCAATTGTAGAAATTTCTATTAAAGGAGTTTTCCATTGATGGGCAATTGAAGTTATCATCTCCCCTACTTCAGAAAGTTTTGATCTTTGAATTAAAAACTGTTCATCTTTTTTTCTTTGGATTTCTAAAGTTCTCATTTTTGTAATATCACTAAGAATAGTTACTATTCCAGCTTCATTATTATTTTTATCAAAATAGACTTTTCTTCTAATAAATAGATGTAAGTTTCTTTTATTTATTTTTATTTTTACTTCAATTTCATCACATAAAAAATTATCAAAACCTTTTACTTGCTCATAAAGTTGAGGAAGAACTTTTTGCATCTCTTTTCCAATAATATCTCTTTTTGCAACTGAAAGAAGCTTACATAAAGAATCATTACACCCTAAAAGAATACCCTCATTACTCTGCCAATAAATTGCACTTTTAATATTATTTAAAAGCACATTATCAAGTTTTGTTTGCTCAACTAATTTTATTTCTAATTTTATTCTTTTTACAATATTTACAATAAGTCCTATAATAAGCAAAACTAAAAAAGGTATCAATACAAAAGTGCTATCAATAATCTGTCTATTTTTTTCAAAAAAGTTTTGAGGTTTATTTACAATAGTTGAAAACATTGGAATTTTAGATTTATCTATTGCATATTTTTCCATTACTTGATAATCAAAATAATATTTTGAACTTGGCATATCAATAGAAAGTGTTTGAATTTTTTTGCCTTTTATTATCTCTATTGCTTTATTAATAGCAAGCAAGCCTTGTTCTTGTGGGCTTACCATAATTCCACCAACTACTCCCTCACCTAAATGTATCTTATTTACGGCAAAAACAGGATATTTTGACTCTTTAAAAAGTTTTCTTATATTATTATAAGGAATATATCTTCCATATTTATCTATATATAAACTTGTAAAAAGTATTGCACTATTTGAAGGAAGATTATAAATATCTTTTCTTAACTCTTCTAAATCTATTTTATCATTAAAAATAATTTTAAAATCATCTTTAAATTCTAAGGTTGCATCTAAAATTTGTTTTTTAATAGCACTTGAAGAAAAGCTACTATCACTTATTATATATAAAGTTGAAAGATCTTTAATAGCATCTTTTATAAACTCTATATTTCTTTTTATCTCTTTATATTCAACAACACCTGTTACATAAGGTTTTAAATAAGAAGGAATATCTTTTTGTTTAAAATTTTCTACGCCACAGAAAACAACAGCAGTTTTATTAAAAATTTCTTCATGATTTTCTAAAACAAAATTATAAGCATAGTTATCAGCAGCAATAATAATATCATATTTTCTTGTGGAAAATTTCTTTTTATATAACTCTTTTAAAGTATTAAAATACTCTTTAGTATCAATTTTTTTACTATCCATATATTCAATAGATAACTCATATAATAAGTTATCTTTAAGTCCTTCTTCAATACCTTCTGTAATCCCATCACTCCATTTTAATCCACTATTATATGAATGTAGAAGTAAAATACTTTTTTGTTCAAGTGCTTGTAAAGAACTAATAAAGAACAAAATAATTAAAAATAGTCTCATGTTATATCTTTTAAATTTTTTCTTAATTTTAACAAAAAAGTCCTATTTTTATCCCGAAACTTAATTTACAATTTAAAATAAAAAAGAAAAGGAGATAAAATGTCACAGACAACTAAATCAATTATTCCATTAGCTGTTTTAGTAATCTTTTGGTTTCTTCCAGCGCCAGAAGGTTTATCTATTCAAGCATGGCACTTTTTAGCAGTATTTTTCGCTGTTGTAGTAGGATTAATTATAGAGCCTGTTCCAGCTGCACTTATTGGATTTGCGGGAATTTCATTTGTTGCAGTATTTGGGCTTGCAGGAAATAGTGCAAAAGCAAATATTGCATGGGCACTTTCAGGTTTTTCAAATACAGTTATTTGGTTAATTTTTGCAGCTTTTATGTTTGCACTTGGTTATAAAAAAACTGGTCTTGGAAGAAGAGTATCTCTTATTATGATTAAATATATGGGAAAAAGCTCTTTAGGACTTGGTTATGCTGTTGCATTCTCTGATTTAGTATTAGCACCATTTATGCCTTCAAATACAGCAAGAAGTGCTGGTACAATATACCCTGTGGCAAGTAATATTCCACTAATTTTTAATTCAACACCTGATAATGAACCAAGAAAACTTGGTGCATATATCTCTTGGGTTGCAATTGCTACAACTTGTGTTACAAGTTCAATGTTTCTAACAGCTCTTGCACCAAATCTTTTAGCAGTTGATTTAATCAATCAAGGAAGTGGAAACTTGATTTCTTGGTCAGCTTGGGCATCAATAATGTTACCACTTATGATTCCTTTATTTTTATTAACACCTTGGTTGGTTTATGTAATTTACCCACCAACACAAAAAACTTCACCTGAAGCTCCAGCTTGGGCAGCAAAAGAGTTAGAACAATTAGGAAGTATTTCAAAAAAAGAACTTTTAATGGCAGGACTTGCAGTAGTTGCTTTATTACTTTGGATATTTGGTAAATCTTTTGGTATTCATTCAACAACAGCAGCAATTGCAATTGTATCTATTATGGTACTTTCTGGAATTATTACTTGGGATGATGTTATTTCAAATAAAGCAGCATTTAATGTTCTAATTTGGTTCGCCTCTTTAGTTGCTATGGCAGCAGGATTAAAAAAAGTTGGTGTTTTAGATTGGATTGGTAAAAATGCAGAAGTTTATCTATCAGGATTAACTCCAACTATGTTAATACTTTCAATGCTAGTACTGTTTTTTATACTACACTACTTCTTTGCAAGTACAACTGCACATACTACTGCATTGATGCCAATTTTTATTGCAATTGCTATGAAACTAATGACACCTGATCAATTAGTACCTTTCTCTATTTTATTAGCAGGAAGTTTAGGAGTTATGGGTATTATCACACCTTATGCAACAGGACCTTCACCTATTTGGTATGGAGCAAACTATATTTCACAAGCAACTTGGTGGGGATTAGGTGCTATTTTTGGAGCCTTATATCTAGCTGCCATTTTAATTGGTTCATTTATATTTATCTAAAAAGAGGCAAACCTCTTTTTAGAAACTTTTATTAATAATTTGTAAAAACTCTTCTGGAGTTTTAAAGCCAACTATTTTTGCTTCTTTTACTTCTTGATTTTCTTTATTCCAAAATATTAAACCAGGAGGTCCAAAGATACCATATTTTTTTTGTAGTTCTTTATCCTCTTTTGTATTTTTTGTAACATCAGCTTTTAATAAAGTAAAACCTTGAAGTTTATCTACTACTTCTTTATTTGTAAAAGTAATCTCTTCAAGTTCTTTACAAGCAACACACCAATCAGCATAAAAATCTAGCATTACAGGCTTTGAAGAAGCTTTTATTTGTTTATCTAACTCTTGTAAGTTTTTAACTTTTATCCAATTTAAAGAAGAGTTTGTTTTAAAATTAGAGCCTGCTTTAATTTGTGTAAATTTTTCTAAAGGTTTTAAAATATCTTTGGCTCCACTAATTGCGCCAACAAAACTTATTACCCCATAAATAAAAATTATACTTGTAATAGTTTTTGCCACAATATGTTTATACTCTTTTAAATATATGGCACTACCAATTAGTAGAAAAGACCATAAAAATAAAGTATATTCAGGAATTACTCTTTCTAACATCCAAATTGCAATTCCTAACATAACAATACCAAATATTTTAGAAACACTATCCATCCAACCACCAGGTTTTGGCATAAATTTTCCAGCACCAAGACCTATTAAAAGTAAAGGTAATCCCATACCAAAACTTAATACAAATAAAGCAAGTCCACCTAAAATTGCATCACCTGTTTGACCTATATAAACTAAGGCTCCTGCAAGGGGAGGTGCAACACAAGGACCAACTATTAAAGCAGATAAAAATCCCATAATTGCAATACCAAGTATTCCTTGTTTTTCTTTTCCATCTGTTGTTTTATTTATTTTATTTTGAATACTTTGTGGTAATTCAAGCTTATAATATCCAAACATTGAAAAAGCAAGTGCCACAAAAATAAGTGCAAATACTATTAAAACATATGGGTTTTGTAAAGCTACTTGTAAATTAGCTCCAAATAATCCTGCAATAATTCCTGCTATTGTATAAGCTAAGGACATAAAGAACACATAAATAAAAGATAAGAAAAAACCTTTTAGTGGTGTTAAAGTGGAATTATTTCCAGCTTTTACAATAATAGAAGATAAAATTGGAATCATTGGAAAAACACAAGGAGTTAAAGATAAAAGTAATCCAAAACCAAAAAAAGTAGCCAAGACTAAAAAAATATTTCCACTTAAAAGTGTATTTGCAATAGAGTCTGTTTCACTTATATTCACATCTTCTTTTAGTTGATTTTTACTAACTTGAGAGTTATTTTTATTTATTGTATAAGTTTCACTCATAGGCGCATAGCAAAGACCTGCTTTGGAACAACCTTGGAACTGAACTTCAATTTCATAAAAACTTGAATCTATTTTACTTTTTAAGAGTTCTTTAGGAATTTGTATATTTTGATTTACAAAATGAACAATAAATCCATCATATTCTACAGGTTTTGGAAGATTTATCTCTTTTGTTAATTCTATTTTCTGAGGCTTTGTTATAAATACTTTTAACTTATCATCATATAAATAGATAGCTTTACCTAAATTCAAAGTAAAAATTATCTTATCTTCTTGTTCTATAAACTTTGTTTTAAAAGCTTGTTCTGGTTCTAAAAAATCATCATTAATTGAAGCAAAAAGAGACAAAGAAAAAAGCACTAATAAAATTAGTCTTTTTAGCATTATTTATCCTTAAAAACTATTTTTTGTATCTAATTTTAATTGAGAAACTGTTCTAATTCCCACATCTTTTTTTACAAATTTTCCATTTTTAAAATATACTAAAGTAGGAATTGTTTTTATTGCAAATCTAGAAGCTAATATAGGTTGATCATCAACATCAACTTTATATACAATCACATCTGAAGTATTTTCTTTTTCAAATTTTTCTAAATTTTTAGACATAATTTTACATGGAGGGCACCAAGTTGCATAAAAATCAACAATTACATTTTTCCCTTCAATTTTATCTTCAAAGTTATCAATAGTCAAATGTTCTGCTGCAAAAAGTGAAGCAAAACTAAAAACTAATGCAATAAAAATCTTTTTCATAAATTAAGTCCTCTTATGTTTTTTAGTATTATAGTAAATAAATGTAAAGAGTTTGTTAATAGATTGTTGTAGTAATTAAATTAACTTTAAGATTATAAGTTTTATTAATACTAAGATGTTAAAATTTTTCTTTTTTATTGGAGTTTAAATGGAAGAAGTAACAGATTTAATACCAAGAAAAGTTGAGCTATTAATTAAAGATAATATTGTAATGATAGATATTAGAAGAGAAGAAGAATTTGCTCAAACTGGGGTTATAAAAAATGCTTATAAACTAACTTTTTTTGATAGATATGGGAACTATGATTTAGAGTATTGGATGCAAGAGTTTGAAAAACTTGTAACTTCTAAAGAACAAACTTTCGTTCTTATTTGTGCACATGCAAATAGAACAAGAACTGTAGGTAATTACTTGGTTGAATTGGGTTATAAAAATTGTGCACATCTTTATGGAGGCATGGCACTTTGGTTACAAGAAGCAAGAGAAGTAGTATTTAATTAAAATACTACTTTTTTATCTTCATTTTTCCAAGAATTAAATCCACCCTTTAGAAAATAGACTTTTTTATATCCTGCTTTAACTAACTCATTTGCTAATTTTTCAGCAATTTTACCATCTTCACTCACTAAAGCAAAACTTTGATGGGCACTTTTAACCACTTTTGTTAGGTTATATTTCCATTTTTTTAATTTTTTTTCTTCAAAGCTATCAAAAGGTATTCTATATGAATTAGGAATAATTCCTTCTTCTTTTTGTTTATCAATAGCTCGTATATCAATAATAATTGCATTTTTTGAAATTAATTTTTCTAAAGTAGCAACAGCAACTGTTTTTGCTTCATTTGCAAAAATTGTACTAACACTAATAAATAAAAGTAAAAGTAGTTTTTTCATAAGTTATCCTTTTAAAAGGATTATAACAAAAAAAATTATAAAAAGAGATAATTTATATTTTATCTCTTTTATTCTTCTTTTTTCTTTGCACTTTCTTCTTGCAAAATTTCAATAACTTGATCTAAATTTGCATAAGGAATGTGAGATTTCCACTCTATATCTTTACCATTTAGTGCAATTCCAATACTTATTACATCAGCTGTTTCTTTTCCATATGGTTCAGAAATATTTGAGATAATAATTTTCCCTTTTTTTGTACCTGCTAAATCTAATGTAGCTATTTCTGTAGTCATTGACATGGATTTTCCTTTTTATTTTTTTTCATTTTGGCAAAAATAAACTTTTAGTTAAATTAAATTTTAACAGTTTTTCTTCAACTGAAGCTATTTATAAAAGCACTATTTAATAGTAGCTATTTTTTGCCCAAATTTTATTTTTTTATTTTCTAAATTCTCAAGTTCAACACTATCTTTTTCCCAAACCATTACAACTGTTGAACCCATTTTAAAATATCCTAAAGTATCACCTTTTGTTACTTCTAAATCATCATAAGTTATAACATTTATATCTTTAGTATTTTTATTTGTTTCTACACTTGGTTCAAAAGTAAATACCATTTGTCCAACATTTAAAGCACCTACAAAAACCATATAAAAAATCTTTTTATTTGCTACACATTCTAAAATAACTCTTTCATTTTGTACAAATAAATCTAGTTCTTTATTTAGGTATTTAATATTTACAGGATAAAGTTTTCCTGGAACATGAATAAGCTTTTTAATTTTACAATCTATGGGAGAGTGGTATCTATGATAATCACTTGGAGCTAGATAAAAATTCATATATGAAGCATTATAAAGTTTATCAAATTTATCACTACAATAATATGTTAATAAATCTTCAACTGAGTATTCCATCCCTTTTATTTGAAAAAGGGTATCTTTATGCAAAGTCCCAGCTTGTGTTATAAAACTATCAGCAGGAGAGATAAAACTTTTTGTATCTTCATCTATTTGTCTTGGAATTGCCAATTCTCTTGTAAATAAATCTGTTAAAGATTTATAATATTTTGCATTTCTAAATTCACTCATATCAATTTTAAAAATTCTTACATATGTATTATTTATGATTTTTTGAAAAAAAGATGGAAACTCTTTTTTTGCAACTTTTCCAAAATATTGTGAAATTAAATTTGTAATATGCATTTTTTTCCTTGTAGATTTCATTTAATCTAATATTTTATCTAAATCTCACTTGATTTTTAAAATAAATATATAAATTTTTAATGTAAGAATTTTTGCTGTATCTTTAAGTTATTATTGCGTTTATGAGTTAGCTCTAATTATTTATAAGGAAATTTTATATGTATAAAATCGTAGTAGCCAATCAATGTGGTTGTTTTAAAAGAAGTGAATTAGAAAATAATATCTCTTTTCTTTCAAAAGACGACGCACTTTTAAAAGCTGTTGAGATGAAAGATATTATGAATGATGAGTTCTGTCATAAACATGAGTTTCAAGTTGAAGAACTAGAAAATAATTTTGTAATTTCATTTTATACTCCACAAAAAACTTCTTGCTGTGGTGATGGATGTTGTAATTAATTACAATATCCTCCACAAATAACTTTTATCTTTACTTTTAGTTTTTCTGCTACAATTTCAAAAAATTTTTAAAGAGTCATTTATGGATGTAAAAAAAACACTATTTTCTTCACTAAAAAGTGCTTGGATAATTTTAAAATTTGTTATTCCAATTTATATTTTAGCTGAAGTTTTATATTACTATAACACTTTAGCTTATATCTCTTTTTTAGTTGAACCTTTTACTTCTTTTTTAAATCTTCCTAAAGAAGCAAGTTTATCTATTATTAGTGGTATATTTTTAAATCTTTATGCAGCTGTTGCTTTTGCTGCTCCACTTGAGATGGATACAAAACAATGGACTACCCTTGCAATATTTTTAGGTATATGTCACTCATTAGTAGTTGAAAGTATTATTATGAAAAAAATTGGTTTATCAAGTTTTTATTCATATAGTTTAAGATTTTTTGCTGGTCTTGCTGTGGCTTTTTTAGTAACTTTTATTCCTTTAGATTATTTTAGTGCAAATATTCCTTTGGAAGGTTTTAAACAAAAAAGTTATGAAAGTTTAACTCAACTTTTGCAAATATCAATTTACAATGCTTTTATACTTTCATTAAAAATCATTATTCTTATTACCATTTTAATTTTTATAATGGACTATGTTAAAGTTAGAATTGCATTTATTAGTAAAGGCAAAAATATTAGCAAAGGTTTTTCTTTAGTTGTAGGGATATTTTTAGGGATTACTTATGGAGCTGGAATACTAATAAAAGAAGTGGAAAGTAATACTTTAAATAAAGAAGATATTTTCTTTATAGGTACTTTTTTAATGATATGTCATGCTATTATTGAAGATACTTTATTATTTTTGATTTTTGGAGCTGATTTTACAATTATTATTTTTATTAGAACCCTTGCAGCAATTTTAATAAGCTATTCATTTTTATATCTTTTTAATAAAAAACTACAAAAAATAGGTGCTTAATTTAGCACCTGTTTTTTATCTTTAGGAATTAAAATATAAAGTTTACCTTTCTCTTTCATTCTTCCTGCATACTCTAAAGCTTCATCTCCATATCCCCAAAAAAAATCTGCTCTAATTTCACCTTTTATTGCTCCACCTGTATCAGCTGCAACTGTTAGTTTATTGATTTTTTCTTTAGTTACAGGGTTTAAAGTTGAAATAAATACAGGCATACCAAGAGGAATATACCTTCTATCAACTGCTAAATTTCTTTTTTTAGTTAGTTCTACTCCTAAACTTCCCGTTGCTCCTTGAGAAGACTCTCTAAAGAAAATATAACTTTCATTATGATTTAAAATCTCATCAACTTTTTGAGGATTATTATCAAAAAACTCTTTCATTCCCTGAATTGAAGCATTGTTTTTTGTAATAAATCCATTTTGAAGCATAAACTTTCCAACAGATTTATATCTTCTTCCATTTTGATTATCATAGCCTATATTAAGAACTGTTCCATCTTGAAGTTTTACTTTTCCTGAACCTTGAATATGAAGTAAAAATAGTTCAAATTTATCATCAACATAACAAATAGGTTCTAAATTTTCATTGGGAGTTAATTCTAACTCTTCTCTACTATCATATGGAATTAATTTATTACCTACAACTTTCCCTCTTAATCGATATTTTTTAAGTTCAGGATAAACTGAACTTAAATCCACAATAATCATATCTTTTGGTGTTTTATATATTGGGTATTTAAACCTTTCATCTTTATTTAAACTTCCATTTAATAAAGGTTCATAATAACCTGTGATAACCCCTTCATCTTCCCCTTTGCTATCCACTAACTTATAAGCATGAAAATTTGAGATAAAAAAATCTCTTCCATTTTGTGTAGAAAGAGCCTCTTGACAAACACCTTGAAAAAGTTCATTTTTTTTAGATTTTTTGCAAGCTTTTACAAAAACTTCTAAAGCTTTATTTAAATCATCATTGTAAAAATCCTCTATCTCATAAAAACTTACTCTTTCTAGGGAAGCTTTAGAAATATTATCATACTTTGTTAATTTAGTAGAACAACCTGTAAAAATAAAAATAGTAATAATAAAAATTAGTAAATGTTTCAAAAAATACTCCTTAATTGAAGAGCTATTTTAACATCTTAAAGTAAAAGTTTAATTACAAAGAACAGCTAGTTGTAGTTTGAGGATGAACTTCTTTTAATCCACAAAATTTGCAAGAATATTCTATTTCAACAACTCCAGAGCAACCATGATTTTTTAAAACTCTTTTTGAAATAGCTTCATTTTTAAATATAGTATTTGTTTTCTCATCAAAAAAACTTCTAGTTTTTTCCCCACAGTTCGGACACAATCCACTATTTAACTTATTTATTCTTTGTTGTTTTGTTTTAAAGTATAATAAAATAGAAAAAATTGCTAATAAAAAAGCAAGAAGTAAAAAAATAAGTGTTTGCATGAAGTAGAGTTTTACTCTACTTCAGCATCGATAACATCATCGTCATCTTTTTTAGCTTTTTGATTTGGTTGAGCTTGCTCTTGGTTAGCTTGCTCTTTTTTATACATAGCTTCTGCTAATTTATGTGATTTTTCAGTTAAAGCTTTAACTTTTTCTTCAATTTGTTCTTTAGTAGCATTATCATCTTTTAATAATTGCTCTAAATCAGCTGCTGCATCAACAATTGCTTTTTTCTCATCTTCAGAAACTGCACCTTCATTCTCTTCTAAAGTTTTTCTTGTAGAGTGAAGTAAAGCATCTGCTTGATTTCTAACTTCAATTACTTCTTTTCTTTTTTTATCAGCTTCTTTATTTGCTTCAGCTTCTTGAACCATTTTTTCAATTTCTTCATCACTTAATCCAGATGAACCTGAAATTGTAATTTTATTCTCTTTTCCTGTACCTTTATCTTTTGCTGATACATTTAAAACACCATTTGCATCAATATCAAATGTTACTTCAATTTGAGGCACTCCTCTTGGAGCTGCTGGAATATCTGAAAGTTCAAACATACCTAAAGATTTATTATCTTTTGCGAACTCTCTTTCCCCTTGAACTACATGAATAGAAACTGCTGGTTGGTTATCATCAGCTGTTGAGAATACTTGTGATTTTTTAACAGGAATAGTTGTACCTTTTTCAATTAATCTAGTAGCAACTCCACCTAAAGTTTCAATTCCTAATGATAATGGAGTAACATCTAATAATAATACATCTTTAACATCACCTCTTAATACTCCAGCTTGTACAGCAGCACCAGCAGCAACAACTTCATCAGGGTTTACACCTTTATTTAAATCTTTTCCAAAGAACTCTTTTACAACTTGGTTTGCTTTTGGTAATCTTGTAGATCCCCCAACCATAATTACTTCTTGAATCTCATCTTTATCTAATGAAGCATCTTTTAATGCAACTTTAATATGTTGTAAAGTTTCTGCAATCAAATGCTCAGTCATAGACTCAAATTTTGCTCTTGTTAATGATTTAACTAAGTGAATTGGTCCTGCATTACCCATTGAAATAAATGGTAAGTTAATTTCTGTTGATTCAGCAGAAGAT
This genomic window contains:
- the trxA gene encoding thioredoxin, with protein sequence MKKIFIALVFSFASLFAAEHLTIDNFEDKIEGKNVIVDFYATWCPPCKIMSKNLEKFEKENTSDVIVYKVDVDDQPILASRFAIKTIPTLVYFKNGKFVKKDVGIRTVSQLKLDTKNSF
- the dsbD gene encoding protein-disulfide reductase DsbD; the encoded protein is MLKRLILLVLFSLSLFASINDDFLEPEQAFKTKFIEQEDKIIFTLNLGKAIYLYDDKLKVFITKPQKIELTKEINLPKPVEYDGFIVHFVNQNIQIPKELLKSKIDSSFYEIEVQFQGCSKAGLCYAPMSETYTINKNNSQVSKNQLKEDVNISETDSIANTLLSGNIFLVLATFFGFGLLLSLTPCVFPMIPILSSIIVKAGNNSTLTPLKGFFLSFIYVFFMSLAYTIAGIIAGLFGANLQVALQNPYVLIVFALIFVALAFSMFGYYKLELPQSIQNKINKTTDGKEKQGILGIAIMGFLSALIVGPCVAPPLAGALVYIGQTGDAILGGLALFVLSFGMGLPLLLIGLGAGKFMPKPGGWMDSVSKIFGIVMLGIAIWMLERVIPEYTLFLWSFLLIGSAIYLKEYKHIVAKTITSIIFIYGVISFVGAISGAKDILKPLEKFTQIKAGSNFKTNSSLNWIKVKNLQELDKQIKASSKPVMLDFYADWCVACKELEEITFTNKEVVDKLQGFTLLKADVTKNTKEDKELQKKYGIFGPPGLIFWNKENQEVKEAKIVGFKTPEEFLQIINKSF
- a CDS encoding nucleoside recognition domain-containing protein; its protein translation is MDVKKTLFSSLKSAWIILKFVIPIYILAEVLYYYNTLAYISFLVEPFTSFLNLPKEASLSIISGIFLNLYAAVAFAAPLEMDTKQWTTLAIFLGICHSLVVESIIMKKIGLSSFYSYSLRFFAGLAVAFLVTFIPLDYFSANIPLEGFKQKSYESLTQLLQISIYNAFILSLKIIILITILIFIMDYVKVRIAFISKGKNISKGFSLVVGIFLGITYGAGILIKEVESNTLNKEDIFFIGTFLMICHAIIEDTLLFLIFGADFTIIIFIRTLAAILISYSFLYLFNKKLQKIGA
- a CDS encoding phosphatidylserine decarboxylase, yielding MHITNLISQYFGKVAKKEFPSFFQKIINNTYVRIFKIDMSEFRNAKYYKSLTDLFTRELAIPRQIDEDTKSFISPADSFITQAGTLHKDTLFQIKGMEYSVEDLLTYYCSDKFDKLYNASYMNFYLAPSDYHRYHSPIDCKIKKLIHVPGKLYPVNIKYLNKELDLFVQNERVILECVANKKIFYMVFVGALNVGQMVFTFEPSVETNKNTKDINVITYDDLEVTKGDTLGYFKMGSTVVMVWEKDSVELENLENKKIKFGQKIATIK
- a CDS encoding rhodanese-like domain-containing protein, whose product is MEEVTDLIPRKVELLIKDNIVMIDIRREEEFAQTGVIKNAYKLTFFDRYGNYDLEYWMQEFEKLVTSKEQTFVLICAHANRTRTVGNYLVELGYKNCAHLYGGMALWLQEAREVVFN
- a CDS encoding rhodanese-like domain-containing protein; amino-acid sequence: MKKLLLLLFISVSTIFANEAKTVAVATLEKLISKNAIIIDIRAIDKQKEEGIIPNSYRIPFDSFEEKKLKKWKYNLTKVVKSAHQSFALVSEDGKIAEKLANELVKAGYKKVYFLKGGFNSWKNEDKKVVF
- the mltA gene encoding murein transglycosylase A, with protein sequence MKHLLIFIITIFIFTGCSTKLTKYDNISKASLERVSFYEIEDFYNDDLNKALEVFVKACKKSKKNELFQGVCQEALSTQNGRDFFISNFHAYKLVDSKGEDEGVITGYYEPLLNGSLNKDERFKYPIYKTPKDMIIVDLSSVYPELKKYRLRGKVVGNKLIPYDSREELELTPNENLEPICYVDDKFELFLLHIQGSGKVKLQDGTVLNIGYDNQNGRRYKSVGKFMLQNGFITKNNASIQGMKEFFDNNPQKVDEILNHNESYIFFRESSQGATGSLGVELTKKRNLAVDRRYIPLGMPVFISTLNPVTKEKINKLTVAADTGGAIKGEIRADFFWGYGDEALEYAGRMKEKGKLYILIPKDKKQVLN